In the Enterobacter cloacae subsp. cloacae ATCC 13047 genome, GCATGCGTCAGCGTGTAGGTTTAGCCCGCGCATTAGCCATCAATCCCGATATTTTATTAATGGATGAAGCCTTCTCGGCGCTTGATCCCTTAATTCGCACCGAGATGCAGGATGAGCTGGTAAAATTACAGGCGAGACACCAGCGCACCATTGTCTTTATTTCTCACGATCTCGATGAAGCCATGCGTATTGGCGACCGCATTGCCATTATGCAAAATGGCGAAGTGGTGCAGGTCGGTACACCGGATGAAATTCTGAATAATCCGGCAAATGATTATGTGCGGACCTTCTTCCGCGGCGTGGATATTAGCCAGGTGTTTAGCGCCAAAGATATTGCCCGTCGTACCCCGAACGGCATTATTCGTAAAACACCGGGTTTCGGTCCGCGCTCTGCCCTTAAGCTTCTGCAGGACGAAGACCGTGAATACGGTTATCTGGTTGAACGCGGCAATAAATTTGTCGGCGTTGTCTCCATCGATTCTCTCAAAACCGCGCTCAGCGAAAACCAGGGAATTGATGCGGCGTTAATTGACGCTCCGCTTGCCGTGGATGCCGAAACGCCGCTCAGCGAGTTGCTCTCTCACGTCGGCCAGGCACCCTGTGCCGTGCCGGTTATTGGTGAAGAACAACAGTACGTCGGCATCATCTCAAAACGGATGTTGCTGCAGGCTTTAGATCGCGAGGGGGCAAACCATGGCTGATCAATCTAACCCGTGGGGCACCACAGAGGCAGCAGACAGCGCTGCGCAATCTGCCGATGCGTGGGGTTCCACGCCAGCACCTGCCGATGGCGGTGGCGCGGCAGACTGGCTCAATAATGCGCCAGCACCGGCACCAGAACATTTCAATATTATGGATCCGTTCCACAAAACGCTGATCCCCCTGGACAGCTGGGTAACGGAGGGGATCGACTGGGTGGTTACCCATTTCCGTCCCGTCTTCCAGGGGATCCGCGTTCCGGTGGATTACATCCTCAACGGCTTCCAGCAGCTGATGCTGGGCATGCCCGCGCCGGTGGCGATTGTGCTGTTCTCGCTGATCGCCTGGCAGTTTGGTAGTGCAGGTATGGGGATCGCCACGCTGATCTCGTTGATTGCGATTGGTGCCATTGGCGCGTGGTCGCAGGCGATGATCACCCTGGCGCTGGTGCTGACCGCCCTGCTCTTCTGCATTGTCATTGGATTGCCTACGGGGATCTGGCTGGCGCGCAGTCCACGGGCGGCGAAGATCGTTCGTCCGCTGCTGGATGCGATGCAAACCACGCCAGCGTTCGTTTATCTGGTGCCCATCGTGATGCTGTTCGGTATCGGCAACGTGCCGGGCGTGGTGGTGACCATTATCTTCGCCCTGCCGCCGATTATTCGTCTGACAATACTCGGGATTAACCAGGTGCCTGCGGATCTGATTGAGGCCTCCCGTTCGTTCGGTGCCAGCCCGCGGCAGATGCTGTTTAAAGTTCAGCTCCCGCTGGCAATGCCTACCATCATGGCGGGGGTTAACCAGACGCTGATGCTGGCGCTCTCGATGGTGGTGATCGCCTCGATGATTGCCGTTGGCGGGCTGGGTCAAATGGTATTGCGCGGTATTGGCCGCCTCGATATGGGGCTGGCGACCGTCGGCGGCGTGGGCATTGTGATCCTCGCCATTATCCTTGACCGCCTGACCCAGGCTGTCGGTCGTGATTCACGCAGTCGCGGCAACCGTCGCTGGTATACCACCGGCCCTGTCGGGTTACTCACCCGCCCATTCAGAAAATAAGGAACAACGATGCGACATAAGGTACTTTTTGCCACAGCGTTTGCCACCCTTGTCTCCACCAGCGCATTCGCCGCGGACCTGCCGGGTAAAGGCATTACCGTGCAGCCGGTGCAGAGCACCATTTCGGAAGAGAGCTTCCAGACGCTTATCGTCAGCCGCGCGCTGGAGAAGCTGGGTTATACGGTCAATACGCCGAGCGAAGTGGATTACAACGTCGGCTACACCTCGATTGCCTCCGGTGATGCGACCTTCACTGCCGTCAACTGGCAGCCGCTGCACGACGATATGTACGCCGCGGCTGGCGGTGATAAGAAGTTCTACCGTGAAGGCACCTTCGTGACCGGTGCGGCGCAGGGTTATCTGATCGACAAGAAAACCGCCGACCAGTACCACATCACCAATATTGAGCAGCTGAAAGATCCGAAGATCGCCAAACTGTTCGACACTAACGGCGACGGCAAAGCCGATATGATGGGCTGCTCGCCGGGCTGGGGTTGTGAAGCGGTGATTAACCACCAGAACAAAGCGTACGGTCTGGCGAAAACCGTCGACGTGAGCCACGGCAACTACTCAGCGATGATGGCCGACACCATCGCCCGCTTTAAAGAGGGTAAACCGGTGATTTATTACACCTGGACCCCGTACTGGGTGAGCGACGTGCTGAAGCCGGGTAAAGATGTGGTGTGGCTGCAGGTACCGTTCTCCTCCCTGCCGGGCGAGCAGAAAGATATCGACACCAAACTGCCGAACGGCATGAACTATGGCTTCCCGGTGAATACGATGCATATCGTCGCCAACAAAGCCTGGGCGGAGAAAAACCCGGCCGCCGCCAAACTGTTCTCGGTAATGAAGCTGCCGCTGGCGGACATCAACGCCCAGAATGCGATGATGCACGCGGGCAAATCGTCTGAGGCGGATGTGAAGGGCCACGTTGACGGCTGGATTAAAGCCCACCAGCAGCAGTTTGATGGCTGGGTGAAGGAAGCGCTTGAGGCGCAGAAGTAAGTTTTTCCCCTCACCCCGGCTCTCTTAATCATTCCCTCTCCCTGTGGGCTGAGGGTTCCCCACAAAATAATGCCTGCACGGAGGACCCCCTCTCCCTTGAGGGAGAGGGTTGGGGTGAGGGGGAACATATGGCTGTAGAAGTCATTCCGTTCACTTTATGTTCCTTGCTACTCTGTAACGACATAGCCCGTGAACGTGCCAGGGTGGCTCAGTCGCCACCACCCTGGCGACCCGGGCTCCCGGCGGTAAATCGCCGCTTCGCGGTGCCCTCGGCTTATTCCTTCCGGCTTATCGGGGACGGGCGGATGTAACGTCCCTGTAAAGCCGCCCTCTCGGCGCATCCATGCGCCTCGCCCCGGCCTGCAGGAAACGCCTCAGCGATTTACAGCCGGACCAGAGCGTCGCTGTAAGTCATTAATTTTACTGAAACAACTTTCGTCGCTTCCGGTAAAAAATTACTGGGGAACCCTCACCCCTGTGGGAGAGGGTTAAGGTGAGGACACCAGACCGCAC is a window encoding:
- the proV gene encoding glycine betaine/L-proline ABC transporter ATP-binding protein ProV, yielding MAIKLEVKNLYKIFGEHPQRAFKYIEKGLSKEQILEKTGLSLGVKDASLAIEEGEIFVIMGLSGSGKSTMVRLLNRLIEPTRGQVLIDGVDIAQISDAELREVRRKKIAMVFQSFALMPHMTVLDNTAFGMELAGVAASERQEKALDALRQVGLENYAHAYPDELSGGMRQRVGLARALAINPDILLMDEAFSALDPLIRTEMQDELVKLQARHQRTIVFISHDLDEAMRIGDRIAIMQNGEVVQVGTPDEILNNPANDYVRTFFRGVDISQVFSAKDIARRTPNGIIRKTPGFGPRSALKLLQDEDREYGYLVERGNKFVGVVSIDSLKTALSENQGIDAALIDAPLAVDAETPLSELLSHVGQAPCAVPVIGEEQQYVGIISKRMLLQALDREGANHG
- the proW gene encoding glycine betaine/L-proline ABC transporter permease ProW, translated to MADQSNPWGTTEAADSAAQSADAWGSTPAPADGGGAADWLNNAPAPAPEHFNIMDPFHKTLIPLDSWVTEGIDWVVTHFRPVFQGIRVPVDYILNGFQQLMLGMPAPVAIVLFSLIAWQFGSAGMGIATLISLIAIGAIGAWSQAMITLALVLTALLFCIVIGLPTGIWLARSPRAAKIVRPLLDAMQTTPAFVYLVPIVMLFGIGNVPGVVVTIIFALPPIIRLTILGINQVPADLIEASRSFGASPRQMLFKVQLPLAMPTIMAGVNQTLMLALSMVVIASMIAVGGLGQMVLRGIGRLDMGLATVGGVGIVILAIILDRLTQAVGRDSRSRGNRRWYTTGPVGLLTRPFRK
- the proX gene encoding glycine betaine/L-proline ABC transporter substrate-binding protein ProX, which codes for MRHKVLFATAFATLVSTSAFAADLPGKGITVQPVQSTISEESFQTLIVSRALEKLGYTVNTPSEVDYNVGYTSIASGDATFTAVNWQPLHDDMYAAAGGDKKFYREGTFVTGAAQGYLIDKKTADQYHITNIEQLKDPKIAKLFDTNGDGKADMMGCSPGWGCEAVINHQNKAYGLAKTVDVSHGNYSAMMADTIARFKEGKPVIYYTWTPYWVSDVLKPGKDVVWLQVPFSSLPGEQKDIDTKLPNGMNYGFPVNTMHIVANKAWAEKNPAAAKLFSVMKLPLADINAQNAMMHAGKSSEADVKGHVDGWIKAHQQQFDGWVKEALEAQK